The genomic DNA CGCCGGCGGGCGGGGCCTCGTCCGGCGCGTGCAGCGTCACGGCGTCGGCCCGGAGCGACACCTGCACGCGGTCAGCCTCGCCGGGGGCGAGGGCACGCAGCTCGCCCACCGGCGTCTCGACGGTCGCGAGTTCGCCGTCCCGGTCGAGCACCCGTCCCTCCAGCACGGACTCCTCGGTGGCCGCCACGCCCGAGAGCGCCGTGCGGAGCCGGTCGAACCGGGCGAGCAGCCTGCGGGCGCCGGACGTGAGCTCCGTCCCGCCGCCGCCGGCGCCCCCGCGCGTGCGCTCGACCAGCGGGCCGAACGCCGCCTCGAGGTCGTCCAGCCGCCCCGTCGCGCGGGCCCGTGACCGCTCCAGCGCGCTCGCGGCGGCGCTCACCGAGCCGTGCTCGTCGATGGCCCGCAGGAGCGCCGCGTCGTCGTCGCCGAACGTCACCGCGCCGGCCCGCAGTTCCGGGGTCACGTCCGGGTCCATACCCCCGACTGTGGGGGTCGGTGGCAAAACGGTTATGCCGGAGCCCCGACACGGTCGTTGTATCTATGTCGGAACAACGGAGCGCGGGCGCGAGCGACGACGGACGGGGACGCGACTCGGACGGCGGCTGGGGCTCGACGACACGTCGGCGGGCGCTGCAGGCGGCCGGCGTCGGCGGCGCGCTCGCGCTCGCGGGCTGTACGATGGGGAACCAGGGGGACGGCGGCGACGGCGGCGACGGTGGCGACGGTGGCGATGGCGGTGA from Haloglomus litoreum includes the following:
- a CDS encoding TOBE domain-containing protein, which gives rise to MDPDVTPELRAGAVTFGDDDAALLRAIDEHGSVSAAASALERSRARATGRLDDLEAAFGPLVERTRGGAGGGGTELTSGARRLLARFDRLRTALSGVAATEESVLEGRVLDRDGELATVETPVGELRALAPGEADRVQVSLRADAVTLHAPDEAPPAGGTSARNRLAGTVSAVERGESVAHVRVAVDGDDGPVALVALVTLESVDRLELATGRTVVATFKATATRATGLPDDAPRRS